In Candidatus Bathyarchaeota archaeon, a single window of DNA contains:
- a CDS encoding Snf7 family protein — MPSNRIKNWDKDESPPVNIKFSGILQQQPSLKEKISKTIYRLRTQQNKLENAVMRMQRHDRELFDKCVSSQMTKDSARAAMYANECAEVRKMAAITLRSQLALEQVSLRLETIREFGEFAALMGPVTEVVRSVKTQISGIMPEMSYELDDIGETLNGMVVEIGEATGQDINTEAPSSEASKILGEAETVAEQRVKEKFPDFTSMESDSTQASDYRTREQSQT, encoded by the coding sequence TTGCCAAGTAATAGGATAAAAAACTGGGATAAAGATGAAAGTCCACCCGTTAATATAAAATTCTCAGGTATACTACAGCAGCAACCGAGTCTTAAGGAAAAAATTTCGAAAACTATTTACCGGTTACGAACTCAACAAAATAAGCTAGAAAATGCTGTAATGAGGATGCAACGACACGACAGAGAATTATTTGATAAATGTGTCTCATCCCAAATGACAAAAGACTCTGCTCGAGCTGCCATGTACGCTAATGAGTGTGCTGAAGTAAGAAAGATGGCTGCAATAACTCTTAGGAGTCAACTTGCCTTAGAACAAGTATCATTAAGATTAGAAACAATTCGTGAATTTGGAGAATTTGCTGCTTTAATGGGACCTGTTACCGAAGTCGTGAGATCTGTGAAGACACAAATCAGTGGTATAATGCCTGAAATGTCCTATGAACTTGATGATATTGGGGAGACACTCAATGGTATGGTAGTTGAGATAGGTGAAGCCACTGGTCAAGATATTAATACAGAAGCACCAAGCTCAGAAGCTAGCAAAATTTTAGGCGAGGCTGAAACAGTGGCTGAGCAGAGAGTGAAAGAGAAATTCCCAGACTTTACATCTATGGAATCAGATTCCACTCAAGCCTCGGATTATAGAACCAGAGAACAATCACAAACCTGA